A stretch of Metabacillus sp. FJAT-52054 DNA encodes these proteins:
- a CDS encoding adenosylcobinamide amidohydrolase yields MISVQNIAGGYHQKNILNNICFSVQEGEFFGILGPNGSGKTTLMKMLSGILPVTKGQIMIKNKNVTAYSSKELAKVMAVLPQLTQTAFDMTVKEAVSIGRYPHQARILPRWTVEDEELVELAMKDTGVAGFAGRSIQSLSGGEQQRVFLAQALAQDPDILLLDEPTNHLDLAFQQSLLSRLKSWTKKRNLTIVSIFHDLNMASLYCDRVMLLSEGAISDIGTPYEALQEPTLKKVYSAEVKRHYHPSHQSPQVILDSPGSPERQVRITEEWLSIHPEYIALKSPIPLKTLSSAVVHAGIGWYTTFLNRHVDLNYSTDHAQVDLIRFIQSKGFDPNETAGMMTAVQLEDVSVKMTELAGFSILTVVTAGTGNAADASSGMDRLSASQGTINTWVFVNGICSEEAFIQAVITATEAKTRALADRFIQDPVTKTLATGTTTDSVLIAATQQGQELPYGGPATELGRAIGKSVYDCTIDSVGRYLEKKRHA; encoded by the coding sequence ATGATTTCAGTTCAGAATATTGCTGGCGGATATCATCAAAAAAACATATTGAATAACATCTGTTTCTCCGTGCAGGAAGGGGAGTTCTTCGGTATTCTCGGACCTAATGGCAGCGGGAAAACGACATTGATGAAGATGCTATCAGGCATTCTGCCGGTGACAAAAGGACAAATCATGATAAAAAATAAGAACGTAACGGCATACTCCAGCAAAGAACTGGCGAAGGTGATGGCTGTTCTGCCCCAGCTTACCCAGACAGCGTTTGACATGACGGTAAAGGAAGCGGTCAGTATTGGACGCTACCCCCATCAGGCAAGGATTCTTCCAAGGTGGACAGTTGAGGATGAAGAGCTTGTGGAGCTTGCGATGAAGGATACAGGGGTCGCCGGATTTGCCGGGCGTTCAATCCAGAGCTTAAGCGGTGGAGAACAGCAGCGCGTCTTTTTGGCTCAGGCACTTGCCCAGGATCCGGATATTTTGCTTTTGGATGAGCCGACGAATCATTTAGATCTTGCATTCCAGCAAAGTCTTCTTTCACGTTTAAAGAGCTGGACAAAAAAACGGAACTTAACGATTGTTTCTATTTTCCACGATTTGAATATGGCCAGCCTGTATTGCGACAGAGTGATGCTTTTGAGCGAAGGAGCCATTTCAGATATCGGGACACCTTATGAAGCGCTGCAGGAGCCAACATTAAAAAAGGTGTACAGCGCAGAGGTTAAACGCCATTATCATCCGTCCCATCAAAGCCCGCAGGTCATTCTGGATTCCCCGGGAAGCCCGGAAAGGCAAGTCAGGATTACAGAGGAATGGCTGTCTATTCACCCTGAATACATCGCTTTAAAATCACCAATTCCGTTAAAAACGCTGTCTTCTGCTGTTGTTCATGCTGGTATTGGCTGGTATACGACCTTTTTAAACAGACATGTAGATCTAAATTACAGCACCGATCATGCACAGGTGGATTTAATCCGTTTCATTCAGTCAAAAGGCTTTGATCCGAATGAAACGGCTGGGATGATGACGGCGGTTCAGCTGGAGGATGTCAGTGTAAAAATGACCGAGCTCGCGGGCTTTTCCATATTGACAGTCGTGACTGCCGGAACAGGCAATGCGGCAGATGCTTCGAGTGGAATGGACAGACTGAGTGCTTCCCAAGGTACGATCAACACATGGGTATTTGTAAATGGAATCTGCTCAGAGGAAGCATTCATCCAAGCTGTAATTACAGCGACAGAAGCGAAAACGAGGGCTTTGGCAGACCGGTTTATTCAAGACCCTGTAACGAAAACCCTGGCTACTGGAACAACGACGGACAGTGTTCTGATTGCCGCTACCCAGCAGGGACAGGAATTGCCTTACGGCGGTCCTGCAACAGAGCTTGGCAGGGCTATTGGAAAAAGCGTGTATGATTGTACAATCGATTCCGTCGGCCGGTATTTGGAGAAAAAAAGACATGCTTAA
- the cbiB gene encoding adenosylcobinamide-phosphate synthase CbiB, translated as MLNHLLALSIAFLLDRLLGDPPKMPHPVRWFGTMIALLEKRLNKGEYRKIKGIMMVLILSAAVVAAVIVLQELCYTLHPAAGVLFEAAVIFTAIAERSLKEAALEVEKPLRSGLIDEARMKLSYIVGRDTEDLHESEIVRGAVETVAENTSDGVTAPLFWAAAGGAPLAIFYRLANTLDSMVGYKNERYHEFGWASAKLDDGLNWIPARITAFMMLLVHGKLGFWNQVSLDAKKHPSPNSGWGEAAVAFMLHIELGGINFYQGVQSDRARMGKPERPLKRIHIIQSVEIMERTVAAFIVFLWIGGMLVEFTPSWF; from the coding sequence ATGCTTAATCATCTGCTTGCCTTAAGTATTGCATTTCTCCTTGATCGGCTCCTTGGAGATCCCCCAAAGATGCCCCACCCTGTCAGGTGGTTCGGTACAATGATTGCTTTATTGGAAAAGAGGCTGAATAAAGGGGAATACAGGAAGATAAAAGGGATTATGATGGTGCTGATTCTCTCAGCGGCGGTCGTCGCCGCGGTGATTGTTTTACAAGAATTGTGCTACACTCTTCATCCTGCGGCCGGTGTTCTTTTCGAAGCAGCGGTTATCTTTACTGCAATCGCCGAGCGAAGCTTAAAGGAAGCAGCATTGGAAGTGGAAAAACCATTAAGGTCCGGTTTGATTGACGAAGCCCGGATGAAACTGTCCTATATTGTAGGCAGAGATACAGAAGACCTTCACGAAAGCGAAATCGTGAGAGGAGCGGTCGAAACGGTTGCAGAAAATACAAGTGATGGAGTGACAGCACCGCTATTTTGGGCGGCAGCCGGCGGAGCTCCCTTGGCCATTTTTTATCGGCTTGCTAACACACTTGATTCAATGGTCGGTTATAAAAATGAGCGGTATCATGAATTTGGCTGGGCTTCCGCAAAGCTCGATGATGGATTGAATTGGATACCTGCAAGAATAACGGCCTTTATGATGCTGCTGGTTCACGGTAAGCTTGGGTTTTGGAATCAAGTATCCCTGGATGCAAAAAAACATCCAAGCCCAAATAGCGGATGGGGGGAAGCAGCTGTTGCATTTATGCTTCATATTGAGCTTGGCGGCATCAACTTTTATCAGGGTGTCCAATCAGACAGAGCAAGAATGGGAAAGCCGGAAAGGCCATTGAAAAGGATCCATATCATTCAGTCTGTTGAGATTATGGAAAGGACGGTAGCTGCCTTTATTGTTTTCTTATGGATAGGAGGAATGCTTGTTGAATTTACCCCATCATGGTTCTAA
- the cobD gene encoding threonine-phosphate decarboxylase CobD, giving the protein MNLPHHGSNPQHVYHRLHMIPPDKIIDFSVNTNPLGPPPFIKENWLDYLQDIYDYPDPEAAALVQALSEKEQLPAECILPGNGAAELIFILAQLLKDEQVLITEPAFSEYRQALEVQGAVIDSLVLREENGWDLDERIFKKMQGKKAVFICNPSNPTGRVYSRALLLEVIKQAEKTETLIICDEAFYDFTAESHSLAGDLCRFSNLIILRSVTKMYALAGIRLGYVMASAPIIKKLKKRQPHWSVNALAQRMGISCAKDTDHAEKTRGWIASEREKVKYELLSIGMTVYPSSTNYYLIAAPKEKELYPYLLKKGIVTRHTENFAGLDGNYLRIAVKLPNENQALIAALKEWKGC; this is encoded by the coding sequence TTGAATTTACCCCATCATGGTTCTAATCCGCAGCATGTGTATCATCGTCTCCATATGATTCCTCCGGATAAAATCATAGACTTTAGCGTAAATACCAACCCCCTTGGTCCGCCGCCTTTTATAAAAGAAAACTGGCTGGATTATTTGCAGGATATTTACGATTATCCTGATCCTGAAGCAGCGGCTTTGGTGCAGGCACTTTCTGAAAAAGAGCAGCTCCCGGCAGAGTGCATCCTGCCCGGGAACGGTGCGGCAGAACTTATTTTTATTTTGGCCCAGCTGTTAAAGGATGAACAGGTGCTGATTACAGAACCAGCTTTTTCGGAATACCGCCAGGCATTGGAGGTGCAAGGTGCAGTCATCGACTCACTTGTTTTGAGAGAGGAGAATGGCTGGGACCTTGATGAACGTATTTTTAAGAAGATGCAAGGAAAAAAAGCTGTCTTTATCTGCAATCCAAGTAACCCGACTGGAAGAGTCTACAGCCGCGCTCTGCTCCTTGAGGTAATCAAACAGGCAGAAAAAACAGAAACCCTTATTATCTGTGATGAGGCATTTTACGATTTCACTGCGGAAAGTCATTCACTTGCAGGGGACCTCTGCCGTTTTTCGAATTTGATTATTTTACGATCCGTAACCAAAATGTATGCTCTTGCTGGAATCAGGCTTGGCTATGTGATGGCATCCGCTCCTATAATTAAAAAGCTAAAGAAAAGACAGCCGCACTGGAGTGTGAATGCACTGGCGCAGAGAATGGGGATTTCCTGTGCAAAGGATACAGATCATGCTGAGAAGACGAGAGGATGGATCGCTTCTGAACGGGAAAAAGTGAAATATGAGCTTCTTTCCATTGGAATGACCGTTTACCCGAGCTCAACCAACTATTATTTGATTGCAGCGCCAAAGGAAAAAGAACTTTACCCCTATCTGCTGAAAAAAGGCATCGTCACAAGGCATACAGAAAATTTTGCCGGATTGGACGGAAACTATCTCCGGATTGCCGTGAAGCTGCCCAATGAGAATCAAGCGCTTATTGCGGCGCTTAAGGAGTGGAAGGGATGCTGA
- a CDS encoding bifunctional adenosylcobinamide kinase/adenosylcobinamide-phosphate guanylyltransferase, with protein sequence MLIFISGGVRSGKSSFAERIAEEAAAGNGKLNYIAAGRATDKEMELRIAMHQLKRNDSQKSWETFEKPRNLHELAPHFSRDDILVLDCLTTWLNNEMFAPDPPEDPVNHMMMGIRRLRQSCGMLIAVSNELSYDAHLYEGAVLEYIKVLGRLHQAAVKEADEAYMVENGVPILKKGDKE encoded by the coding sequence ATGCTGATTTTTATATCAGGAGGAGTAAGGAGCGGCAAGTCATCATTTGCTGAACGGATTGCAGAGGAAGCTGCAGCAGGCAATGGGAAATTAAATTATATTGCCGCAGGACGGGCTACAGACAAGGAAATGGAGCTTAGGATTGCCATGCATCAATTAAAGCGCAATGACTCTCAGAAATCATGGGAGACGTTTGAGAAGCCGCGGAATCTTCATGAGCTTGCTCCTCACTTCAGCCGTGATGATATCCTTGTCCTGGATTGCCTCACAACTTGGCTGAATAATGAAATGTTTGCCCCCGATCCCCCAGAAGATCCAGTAAATCATATGATGATGGGAATTCGCAGGCTCCGCCAATCGTGCGGTATGCTGATTGCTGTTTCAAATGAGCTGTCATATGATGCTCATCTTTATGAGGGGGCTGTTTTGGAATACATAAAAGTTCTCGGAAGACTTCATCAGGCTGCTGTGAAGGAAGCGGATGAGGCATACATGGTGGAAAACGGGGTGCCCATTTTGAAAAAGGGGGATAAAGAGTGA
- a CDS encoding cobyric acid synthase, which produces MKGIMLQGTSSDAGKSLLTAALCRIFFNKGLNTAPFKSQNMSNNSYVTADGMEIGRAQGVQAEAAGQEATVYMNPILLKPSSDMQAEVVLFGKRDCVLSGMAYRTDYYQKGLQAIRTSLDELSKRHSYIIAEGAGSPAEVNLNDRELVNMKVAELAELPVILVADIERGGVFASIVGTLALLSPDDRNRVKGLIINKFRGDLELFQDGADWLEEQTGLPVLGIIPFLHGHMIEGEDSLSIASIFPEKTVYSVDIAVVHLPSISNYTDFEPFLYEKDVRIRFVAKASDFGNPDAVILPGTKSTLADLKTIQDNGLGESIKAHADAGKAVLGICGGYQMLGEKLADPYGTDTGKQGESAVGLRLLPVSTEFGMIKETTRRKGFTAENCGLGRIPVDGYEIHMGVTKSESIYPFLEFPGGNGDAGTVSGSIIGTYMHHLFYNDSFRTAWLNRLRKAKGLKPATELNLEAVKDLRYNLLAEQVEKHLDMEKLMCMAEGGCEQ; this is translated from the coding sequence GTGAAAGGGATAATGCTTCAAGGAACCTCCTCCGATGCAGGCAAAAGCCTGCTTACTGCCGCCCTTTGCCGGATTTTTTTCAACAAAGGGCTGAACACGGCTCCATTCAAATCCCAGAATATGTCCAATAATTCATATGTAACAGCAGATGGGATGGAGATTGGCAGGGCCCAGGGAGTCCAGGCTGAGGCTGCGGGCCAGGAAGCAACTGTATATATGAATCCAATTTTGCTCAAGCCTTCGAGTGACATGCAGGCAGAAGTCGTCCTGTTTGGAAAGAGGGATTGTGTTTTATCAGGTATGGCATACCGTACCGACTACTACCAAAAGGGTTTGCAGGCGATTCGGACGTCACTGGATGAACTGAGTAAAAGACATTCCTATATTATTGCAGAAGGAGCAGGCTCTCCGGCAGAGGTGAATTTAAATGACCGGGAGCTTGTTAATATGAAGGTTGCCGAGCTTGCTGAATTGCCGGTTATTTTGGTAGCCGATATTGAGCGGGGCGGTGTTTTTGCAAGCATCGTCGGTACGCTTGCGCTTCTTAGTCCGGATGACCGGAATCGGGTAAAAGGGCTGATTATTAATAAGTTCAGAGGAGATCTCGAACTATTTCAGGATGGTGCGGACTGGCTTGAAGAACAGACGGGTCTGCCGGTACTCGGAATTATTCCTTTTCTGCATGGTCATATGATTGAAGGAGAAGATTCCCTTTCTATAGCCTCCATTTTCCCTGAAAAAACCGTCTATAGCGTGGATATAGCTGTGGTCCATCTTCCCAGCATTTCTAATTACACGGATTTTGAACCATTTTTATATGAAAAGGATGTACGAATCCGATTCGTCGCGAAAGCTTCTGATTTTGGGAATCCCGATGCTGTCATCCTGCCAGGCACCAAAAGCACACTGGCAGATTTAAAAACGATTCAGGACAACGGACTTGGCGAGTCGATTAAGGCCCATGCTGATGCAGGAAAAGCGGTGCTTGGAATTTGCGGGGGCTATCAAATGCTTGGTGAAAAGCTGGCAGATCCTTATGGAACCGATACTGGAAAACAAGGAGAGAGCGCAGTTGGCTTGAGGCTTTTGCCAGTATCTACTGAATTCGGGATGATTAAAGAGACGACCCGCAGAAAAGGATTTACAGCTGAGAACTGCGGCCTCGGGAGAATACCGGTGGACGGGTACGAAATACATATGGGGGTAACAAAGAGCGAAAGCATCTATCCATTTCTTGAGTTTCCAGGTGGCAATGGCGATGCAGGAACGGTGTCCGGTTCGATCATTGGAACCTATATGCATCATCTGTTTTACAACGACAGCTTCCGCACCGCATGGCTCAACAGGCTTCGCAAGGCTAAAGGGCTGAAACCAGCTACGGAACTGAATCTGGAAGCGGTGAAGGATCTACGCTACAATCTGCTTGCAGAGCAAGTTGAAAAGCACTTGGACATGGAGAAATTGATGTGCATGGCTGAAGGCGGGTGTGAGCAGTGA
- the cobS gene encoding adenosylcobinamide-GDP ribazoletransferase, translating to MKKRTEGILIAIQFFTAVPVKRSFELDEKRVLYAVQWLPFVGLLIGAVLSGLLWLVLTFTPFSMPAAAFIIWMAAILLTGGLHLDGWMDSSDAYFSYRDREKRLEIMKDPRTGAFGVLSVIILLAARFLFIYEVIEGLQWRDYFLMSAIPMLSRMGMGALLAAVPSVKSEGLAYFFQKDLKRNKVLRTYFTALLAAAAVFYMAEPLLSLYLAMLAALILGFTIAAKAFFKEEFGGVTGDLLGASAEGGETWLWMGLWLLHYFAMA from the coding sequence GTGAAGAAGAGAACAGAAGGCATACTGATCGCTATCCAATTTTTTACGGCTGTTCCAGTAAAAAGATCCTTTGAGCTGGATGAAAAAAGAGTCCTTTATGCCGTTCAATGGCTTCCGTTCGTAGGTCTGTTAATCGGTGCTGTCCTGTCTGGATTGCTATGGCTTGTCCTGACGTTCACACCATTTTCAATGCCCGCTGCCGCATTCATCATTTGGATGGCAGCCATTTTACTGACCGGAGGATTGCATCTTGACGGCTGGATGGACTCGAGTGATGCTTATTTTTCATATAGAGACAGGGAAAAGCGGCTGGAAATTATGAAGGACCCCCGGACAGGAGCCTTCGGAGTTCTATCTGTTATCATTTTACTGGCAGCACGATTTCTTTTTATTTATGAAGTGATTGAAGGACTGCAGTGGAGAGACTATTTCCTGATGTCAGCTATTCCAATGCTATCCCGAATGGGAATGGGGGCACTCCTCGCGGCCGTTCCATCCGTAAAGTCAGAGGGGTTAGCCTATTTCTTTCAAAAGGATTTGAAAAGAAATAAGGTATTGCGGACGTACTTCACGGCTTTACTGGCGGCGGCCGCAGTTTTTTATATGGCCGAGCCTTTATTATCTCTGTATCTTGCTATGCTTGCTGCCCTGATTCTAGGTTTTACGATTGCAGCAAAAGCTTTTTTTAAAGAAGAATTCGGCGGTGTGACCGGAGATTTGCTCGGAGCTTCAGCTGAAGGAGGGGAAACATGGTTATGGATGGGTTTGTGGCTGTTACATTACTTCGCCATGGCTTGA